The following coding sequences lie in one Mus musculus strain C57BL/6J chromosome 11, GRCm38.p6 C57BL/6J genomic window:
- the Aatk gene encoding serine/threonine-protein kinase LMTK1 isoform 2 precursor (isoform 2 precursor is encoded by transcript variant 2) yields the protein MLIALLALAMSSSFFNPSFAFSSHFDPDGAPLSELSWSSSLAVVAVSFSGIFTVVILMLACLCCKKGGIGFKEFENAEGDEYVADFSEQGSPAAAAQTGPDVYVLPLTEVSLPMAKQPGRSVQLLKSTDLGRHSLLYLKEIGHGWFGKVFLGEVHSGVSGTQVVVKELKVSASVQEQMQFLEEAQPYRALQHSNLLQCLAQCAEVTPYLLVMEFCPLGDLKGYLRSCRVTESMAPDPLTLQRMACEVACGVLHLHRHNYVHSDLALRNCLLTADLTVKVGDYGLSHCKYREDYLVTADQLWVPLRWIAPELVDEVHGNLLVVDQTKSSNVWSLGVTIWELFELGAQPYPQHSDGQVLAYAVREQQLKLPKPQLQLALSDRWYEVMQFCWLQPEQRPTAEEVHLLLSYLCAKGTTELEEEFERRWRSLRPGGSTGLGSGSAAPAAATAASAELTAASSFPLLERFTSDGFHVDSDDVLTVTETSHGLNFEYKWEAGCGAEEYPPSGAASSPGSAARLQELCAPDSSPPGVVPVLSAHSPSVGSEYFIRLEGAVPAAGHDPDCAGCAPSPQAVTDQDNNSEESTVASLAMEPLLGHAPPTEGLWGPCDHHSHRRQGSPCPSRSPSPGTPMLPAEDIDWGVATFCPPFFDDPLGASPSGSPGAQPSPSDEEPEEGKVGLAAQCGHWSSNMSANNNSASRDPESWDPGYVSSFTDSYRDDCSSLEQTPRASPEVGHLLSQEDPRDFLPGLVAVSPGQEPSRPFNLLPLCPAKGLAPAACLITSPWTEGAVGGAENPIVEPKLAQEAEGSAEPQLPLPSVPSPSCEGASLPSEEASAPDILPASPTPAAGSWVTVPEPAPTLESSGSSLGQEAPSSEDEDTTEATSGVFTDLSSDGPHTEKSGIVPALRSLQKQVGTPDSLDSLDIPSSASDGGCEVLSPSAAGPPGGQPRAVDSGYDTENYESPEFVLKEAHESSEPEAFGEPASEGESPGPDPLLSVSLGGLSKKSPYRDSAYFSDLDAESEPTFGPEKHSGIQDSQKEQDLRSPPSPGHQSVQAFPRSAVSSEVLSPPQQSEEPLPEVPRPEPLGAQGPVGVQPVPGPSHSKCFPLTSVPLISEGSGTEPQGPSGQLSGRAQQGQMGNPSTPRSPLCLALPGHPGALEGRPEEDEDTEDSEESDEELRCYSVQEPSEDSEEEPPAVPVVVAESQSARNLRSLLKMPSLLSEAFCDDLERKKKAVSFFDDVTVYLFDQESPTRETGEPFPSTKESLPTFLEGGPSSPSATGLPLRAGHSPDSSAPEPGSRFEWDGDFPLVPGKAALVTELDPADPVLAAPPTPAAPFSRFTVSPTPASRFSITHISDSDAQSVGGPAAGAGGRYTEA from the exons ACGGTGCCCCGCTCAGTGAGCTGTCCTGGTCCTCGTCCCTCGCGGTGGTAGCCGTGTCCTTCTCTGGAATCTTCACTGTCGTCATCCTCATGCTGGCCTGCCTGTGTTGTAAGAAGGGCGGCATCGGGTTCAAG GAGTTTGAGAATGCTGAAGGGGACGAGTATGTGGCCGACTTCTCGGAGCAGGGCTCCCCGGCTGCAGCTGCACAGACCGGCCCCGATGTGTATGTCCTGCCCCTCACCGAGGTCTCCTTACCCATGGCCAAGCAGCCGGGTCGCTCCG TGCAACTTCTCAAGTCCACGGACCTGGGCCGGCACAGCCTCCTGTACTTAAAGGAGATTGGCCACGGCTGGTTTGGGAAG GTGTTTTTGGGGGAGGTACACTCGGGCGTCAGTGGCACGCAGGTGgtggtgaaggagctgaaggtgagcGCCAGCGTGCAGGAGCAGATGCAGTTCCTGGAGGAGGCGCAGCCCTACAG GGCCCTGCAGCACAGCAACCTGCTCCAGTGCCTGGCCCAGTGTGCTGAAGTGACCCCCTACCTGCTGGTTATGGAGTTCTGTCCACTG GGGGACCTCAAAGGTTATCTACGGAGCTGCCGGGTGACAGAGTCCATGGCGCCTGACCCACTTACCTTGCAGCGCATGGCGTGCGAGGTGGCGTGTGGCGTCTTGCATCTACATCGACACAACTATGTACACAG TGACCTGGCCCTGAGGAACTGCCTGCTTACGGCTGACCTGACAGTGAAGGTTGGTGATTATGGCCTGTCGCATTGCAAATACAGG GAAGACTATCTCGTGACCGCTGACCAGCTGTGGGTGCCGCTGCGCTGGATCGCGCCAGAGCTGGTGGACGAGGTTCACGGCAACCTGCTGGTGGTGGACCAGACCAAGAGCAGCAACGTGTG GTCCCTGGGTGTGACCATCTGGGAGCTTTTCGAGTTGGGTGCGCAGCCGTACCCCCAGCACTCGGACGGGCAGGTGCTGGCTTACGCCGTCCGGGAGCAGCAGCTTAAGTTGCCCAAGCCCCAGCTGCAGCTGGCTCTATCTGATCGATG GTACGAGGTGATGCAGTTCTGCTGGCTGCAGCCAGAGCAGAGGCCCACAGCTGAAGAGGTTCATCTACTGCTGTCCTACTTGTGTGCTAAGGGCACCACAGAATTGGAGGAGGAGTTTGAGCGGCGCTGGCGCTCCCTGCGGCCCGGGGGCAGCACGGGCCTGGGCTCGGGTTCTGCAGCCCCAGCAGCTGCCACCGCCGCCTCCGCGGAGCTCACCGCTGCCTCGTCTTTCCCGCTGCTGGAGCGGTTCACCAGCGACGGCTTTCACGTGGACAGTGATGACGTGCTGACGGTCACGGAGACAAGCCACGGCCTCAACTTTGAATACAAGTGGGAGGCTGGCTGTGGCGCTGAGGAGTACCCACCCTCGGGGGCTGCATCAAGCCCAGGCTCGGCAGCGCGCCTGCAGGAGTTGTGCGCGCCTGACAGTTCACCGCCGGGTGTGGTGCCAGTCCTCAGTGCCCACAGCCCCTCAGTGGGTAGCGAGTACTTCATCCGCCTGGAGGGGGCAGTGCCTGCTGCTGGCCACGATCCAGACTGTGCCGGCTGCGCTCCCAGCCCCCAGGCTGTGACTGACCAGGACAATAACTCTGAGGAGAGCACTGTTGCGTCCCTTGCCATGGAGCCATTGCTGGGCCATGCACCCCCAACTGAGGGTCTGTGGGGCCCCTGTGACCACCATTCACATAGGAGGCAAGGGTCACCCTGTCCCTCACGCTCACCCTCTCCTGGGACCCCGATGTTGCCAGCTGAAGACATAGACTGGGGTGTGGCTACCTTCTGCCCGCCCTTCTTTGATGACCCACTGGGTGCATCTCCCTCGGGGAGTCCTGGGGCCCAGCCCTCCCCCAGTGATGAGGAGCCAGAGGAGGGGAAGGTGGGGTTGGCCGCTCAGTGTGGACACTGGAGCTCTAACATGTCAGCTAACAACAACAGTGCCAGTCGCGACCCAgaatcctgggatcctggctATGTTAGCAGCTTCACAGACAGCTACAGGGACGACTGCTCCAGCTTAGAGCAGACCCCTCGAGCCTCCCCTGAGGTGGGCCATCTCCTGTCCCAGGAGGATCCCAGAGATTTTCTCCCTGGGCTAGTAGCAGTCTCCCCTGGTCAGGAGCCAAGCCGTCCCTTCAACCTGCTCCCCCTGTGTCCTGCCAAAGGCCTGGCACCTGCTGCCTGCCTCATCACATCCCCTTGGACAGAGGGAGCTGTGGGTGGGGCTGAGAACCCCATTGTGGAACCCAAACTtgcccaggaggctgagggatCTGCTGAACCCCAGCTACCCCTTCCTTCCGTCCCCTCCCCATCCTGTGAAGGAGCCTCACTTCCCTCGGAGGAGGCAAGCGCTCCTGACATCCTACCTGCCTCACCCACACCCGCTGCTGGCAGCTGGGTGACCGTCCCTGAGCCAGCCCCCACCCTGGAGAGCAGCGGCAGTTCTCTGGGGCAAGAGGCACCCAGCAGCGAGGACGAAGACACGACCGAGGCAACATCAGGAGTCTTCACCGACCTGTCCAGTGACGGCCCACACACGGAGAAGTCAGGCATAGTACCAGCCTTGCGCAGTCTGCAGAAGCAGGTGGGGACCCCTGACTCCCTGGACTCTCTGGACATACCGTCCTCAGCCAGTGATGGTGGCTGTGAGGTCTTAAGCCCATCAGCTGCTGGTCCACCTGGCGGGCAGCCCCGTGCCGTGGACAGTGGCTATGATACAGAGAACTATGAGTCTCCTGAGTTTGTGCTCAAGGAGGCCCATGAGTCGAGTGAGCCTGAGGCCTTTGGGGAGCCAGCCTCAGAGGGTGAGAGCCCAGGGCCCGatcctctgctctctgtctcccttGGTGGCCTCAGCAAGAAGAGCCCCTACCGAGACTCTGCCTACTTTTCAGACCTGGATGCCGAGTCCGAACCCACCTTTGGCCCTGAGAAGCACAGTGGGATCCAGGACTCCCAAAAGGAGCAAGACCTGAGGAGCCCACCTAGCCCAGGGCATCAGTCTGTGCAGGCTTTTCCCAGGTCTGCAGTGTCCAGCGAGGTGCTGTCCCCTCCACAGCAGTCAGAGGAGCCCTTGCCAGAAGTCCCCAGGCCAGAGCCTCTCGGGGCTCAAGGCCCAGTTGGAGTGCAGCCTGTGCCCGGCCCAAGTCATTCCAAATGTTTCCCGCTGACCTCCGTTCCACTGATCTCAGAAGGCAGTGGCACGGAGCCCCAGGGTCCCTCAGGACAGCTGTCAGGGCGAGCCCAGCAGGGGCAGATGGGCAATCCTAGCACACCCAGATCCCCGCTCTGCCTGGCCCTGCCTGGCCACCCCGGGGCTTTGGAGGGCCGGCCGGAGGAGGATGAGGACACCGAGGACAGCGAGGAGTCTGATGAGGAGCTCCGGTGCTACAGCGTCCAGGAGCCCAGTGAGGACAGCGAGGAGGAGCCGCCAGCGGTGCCCGTGGTGGTGGCTGAGAGCCAGAGTGCCCGAAATCTACGCAGCCTGCTGAAGATGCCCAGCCTGCTGTCAGAGGCCTTCTGTGACGACCTGGAGCGCAAGAAGAAGGCTGTGTCCTTCTTCGATGATGTCACGGTCTACCTCTTTGACCAG GAAAGCCCCACCCGAGAGACTGGGGAGCCCTTTCCCAGCACAAAGGAATCACTCCCTACGTTCCTGGAGGGTGGCCCCAGCTCACCCAGTGCCACCGGCCTGCCACTGCGGGCTGGCCACTCTCCTGACAGCTCTGCTCCTGAACCAG GCAGTAGGTTCGAATGGGATGGTGATTTCCCGTTGGTGCCCGGCAAGGCTGCTTTGGTGACTGAGCTGGATCCTGCTGACCCTGTCCTGGCGGCGCCTCCCACGCCAGCTGCGCCCTTCTCACGCTTCACCGTGTCACCCACACCTGCCTCCCGCTTTTCCATCACCCACATATCTGACTCAGATGCCCAGTCCGTGGGAG GCCCAGCAGCAGGTGCTGGGGGCCGATACACAGAGGCTTGA
- the Aatk gene encoding serine/threonine-protein kinase LMTK1 isoform X3, translating to MLACLCCKKGGIGFKEFENAEGDEYVADFSEQGSPAAAAQTGPDVYVLPLTEVSLPMAKQPGRSVQLLKSTDLGRHSLLYLKEIGHGWFGKVFLGEVHSGVSGTQVVVKELKVSASVQEQMQFLEEAQPYRALQHSNLLQCLAQCAEVTPYLLVMEFCPLGDLKGYLRSCRVTESMAPDPLTLQRMACEVACGVLHLHRHNYVHSDLALRNCLLTADLTVKVGDYGLSHCKYREDYLVTADQLWVPLRWIAPELVDEVHGNLLVVDQTKSSNVWSLGVTIWELFELGAQPYPQHSDGQVLAYAVREQQLKLPKPQLQLALSDRWYEVMQFCWLQPEQRPTAEEVHLLLSYLCAKGTTELEEEFERRWRSLRPGGSTGLGSGSAAPAAATAASAELTAASSFPLLERFTSDGFHVDSDDVLTVTETSHGLNFEYKWEAGCGAEEYPPSGAASSPGSAARLQELCAPDSSPPGVVPVLSAHSPSVGSEYFIRLEGAVPAAGHDPDCAGCAPSPQAVTDQDNNSEESTVASLAMEPLLGHAPPTEGLWGPCDHHSHRRQGSPCPSRSPSPGTPMLPAEDIDWGVATFCPPFFDDPLGASPSGSPGAQPSPSDEEPEEGKVGLAAQCGHWSSNMSANNNSASRDPESWDPGYVSSFTDSYRDDCSSLEQTPRASPEVGHLLSQEDPRDFLPGLVAVSPGQEPSRPFNLLPLCPAKGLAPAACLITSPWTEGAVGGAENPIVEPKLAQEAEGSAEPQLPLPSVPSPSCEGASLPSEEASAPDILPASPTPAAGSWVTVPEPAPTLESSGSSLGQEAPSSEDEDTTEATSGVFTDLSSDGPHTEKSGIVPALRSLQKQVGTPDSLDSLDIPSSASDGGCEVLSPSAAGPPGGQPRAVDSGYDTENYESPEFVLKEAHESSEPEAFGEPASEGESPGPDPLLSVSLGGLSKKSPYRDSAYFSDLDAESEPTFGPEKHSGIQDSQKEQDLRSPPSPGHQSVQAFPRSAVSSEVLSPPQQSEEPLPEVPRPEPLGAQGPVGVQPVPGPSHSKCFPLTSVPLISEGSGTEPQGPSGQLSGRAQQGQMGNPSTPRSPLCLALPGHPGALEGRPEEDEDTEDSEESDEELRCYSVQEPSEDSEEEPPAVPVVVAESQSARNLRSLLKMPSLLSEAFCDDLERKKKAVSFFDDVTVYLFDQESPTRETGEPFPSTKESLPTFLEGGPSSPSATGLPLRAGHSPDSSAPEPGSRFEWDGDFPLVPGKAALVTELDPADPVLAAPPTPAAPFSRFTVSPTPASRFSITHISDSDAQSVGGMSVVGAEVEQRDTTNGDL from the exons ATGCTGGCCTGCCTGTGTTGTAAGAAGGGCGGCATCGGGTTCAAG GAGTTTGAGAATGCTGAAGGGGACGAGTATGTGGCCGACTTCTCGGAGCAGGGCTCCCCGGCTGCAGCTGCACAGACCGGCCCCGATGTGTATGTCCTGCCCCTCACCGAGGTCTCCTTACCCATGGCCAAGCAGCCGGGTCGCTCCG TGCAACTTCTCAAGTCCACGGACCTGGGCCGGCACAGCCTCCTGTACTTAAAGGAGATTGGCCACGGCTGGTTTGGGAAG GTGTTTTTGGGGGAGGTACACTCGGGCGTCAGTGGCACGCAGGTGgtggtgaaggagctgaaggtgagcGCCAGCGTGCAGGAGCAGATGCAGTTCCTGGAGGAGGCGCAGCCCTACAG GGCCCTGCAGCACAGCAACCTGCTCCAGTGCCTGGCCCAGTGTGCTGAAGTGACCCCCTACCTGCTGGTTATGGAGTTCTGTCCACTG GGGGACCTCAAAGGTTATCTACGGAGCTGCCGGGTGACAGAGTCCATGGCGCCTGACCCACTTACCTTGCAGCGCATGGCGTGCGAGGTGGCGTGTGGCGTCTTGCATCTACATCGACACAACTATGTACACAG TGACCTGGCCCTGAGGAACTGCCTGCTTACGGCTGACCTGACAGTGAAGGTTGGTGATTATGGCCTGTCGCATTGCAAATACAGG GAAGACTATCTCGTGACCGCTGACCAGCTGTGGGTGCCGCTGCGCTGGATCGCGCCAGAGCTGGTGGACGAGGTTCACGGCAACCTGCTGGTGGTGGACCAGACCAAGAGCAGCAACGTGTG GTCCCTGGGTGTGACCATCTGGGAGCTTTTCGAGTTGGGTGCGCAGCCGTACCCCCAGCACTCGGACGGGCAGGTGCTGGCTTACGCCGTCCGGGAGCAGCAGCTTAAGTTGCCCAAGCCCCAGCTGCAGCTGGCTCTATCTGATCGATG GTACGAGGTGATGCAGTTCTGCTGGCTGCAGCCAGAGCAGAGGCCCACAGCTGAAGAGGTTCATCTACTGCTGTCCTACTTGTGTGCTAAGGGCACCACAGAATTGGAGGAGGAGTTTGAGCGGCGCTGGCGCTCCCTGCGGCCCGGGGGCAGCACGGGCCTGGGCTCGGGTTCTGCAGCCCCAGCAGCTGCCACCGCCGCCTCCGCGGAGCTCACCGCTGCCTCGTCTTTCCCGCTGCTGGAGCGGTTCACCAGCGACGGCTTTCACGTGGACAGTGATGACGTGCTGACGGTCACGGAGACAAGCCACGGCCTCAACTTTGAATACAAGTGGGAGGCTGGCTGTGGCGCTGAGGAGTACCCACCCTCGGGGGCTGCATCAAGCCCAGGCTCGGCAGCGCGCCTGCAGGAGTTGTGCGCGCCTGACAGTTCACCGCCGGGTGTGGTGCCAGTCCTCAGTGCCCACAGCCCCTCAGTGGGTAGCGAGTACTTCATCCGCCTGGAGGGGGCAGTGCCTGCTGCTGGCCACGATCCAGACTGTGCCGGCTGCGCTCCCAGCCCCCAGGCTGTGACTGACCAGGACAATAACTCTGAGGAGAGCACTGTTGCGTCCCTTGCCATGGAGCCATTGCTGGGCCATGCACCCCCAACTGAGGGTCTGTGGGGCCCCTGTGACCACCATTCACATAGGAGGCAAGGGTCACCCTGTCCCTCACGCTCACCCTCTCCTGGGACCCCGATGTTGCCAGCTGAAGACATAGACTGGGGTGTGGCTACCTTCTGCCCGCCCTTCTTTGATGACCCACTGGGTGCATCTCCCTCGGGGAGTCCTGGGGCCCAGCCCTCCCCCAGTGATGAGGAGCCAGAGGAGGGGAAGGTGGGGTTGGCCGCTCAGTGTGGACACTGGAGCTCTAACATGTCAGCTAACAACAACAGTGCCAGTCGCGACCCAgaatcctgggatcctggctATGTTAGCAGCTTCACAGACAGCTACAGGGACGACTGCTCCAGCTTAGAGCAGACCCCTCGAGCCTCCCCTGAGGTGGGCCATCTCCTGTCCCAGGAGGATCCCAGAGATTTTCTCCCTGGGCTAGTAGCAGTCTCCCCTGGTCAGGAGCCAAGCCGTCCCTTCAACCTGCTCCCCCTGTGTCCTGCCAAAGGCCTGGCACCTGCTGCCTGCCTCATCACATCCCCTTGGACAGAGGGAGCTGTGGGTGGGGCTGAGAACCCCATTGTGGAACCCAAACTtgcccaggaggctgagggatCTGCTGAACCCCAGCTACCCCTTCCTTCCGTCCCCTCCCCATCCTGTGAAGGAGCCTCACTTCCCTCGGAGGAGGCAAGCGCTCCTGACATCCTACCTGCCTCACCCACACCCGCTGCTGGCAGCTGGGTGACCGTCCCTGAGCCAGCCCCCACCCTGGAGAGCAGCGGCAGTTCTCTGGGGCAAGAGGCACCCAGCAGCGAGGACGAAGACACGACCGAGGCAACATCAGGAGTCTTCACCGACCTGTCCAGTGACGGCCCACACACGGAGAAGTCAGGCATAGTACCAGCCTTGCGCAGTCTGCAGAAGCAGGTGGGGACCCCTGACTCCCTGGACTCTCTGGACATACCGTCCTCAGCCAGTGATGGTGGCTGTGAGGTCTTAAGCCCATCAGCTGCTGGTCCACCTGGCGGGCAGCCCCGTGCCGTGGACAGTGGCTATGATACAGAGAACTATGAGTCTCCTGAGTTTGTGCTCAAGGAGGCCCATGAGTCGAGTGAGCCTGAGGCCTTTGGGGAGCCAGCCTCAGAGGGTGAGAGCCCAGGGCCCGatcctctgctctctgtctcccttGGTGGCCTCAGCAAGAAGAGCCCCTACCGAGACTCTGCCTACTTTTCAGACCTGGATGCCGAGTCCGAACCCACCTTTGGCCCTGAGAAGCACAGTGGGATCCAGGACTCCCAAAAGGAGCAAGACCTGAGGAGCCCACCTAGCCCAGGGCATCAGTCTGTGCAGGCTTTTCCCAGGTCTGCAGTGTCCAGCGAGGTGCTGTCCCCTCCACAGCAGTCAGAGGAGCCCTTGCCAGAAGTCCCCAGGCCAGAGCCTCTCGGGGCTCAAGGCCCAGTTGGAGTGCAGCCTGTGCCCGGCCCAAGTCATTCCAAATGTTTCCCGCTGACCTCCGTTCCACTGATCTCAGAAGGCAGTGGCACGGAGCCCCAGGGTCCCTCAGGACAGCTGTCAGGGCGAGCCCAGCAGGGGCAGATGGGCAATCCTAGCACACCCAGATCCCCGCTCTGCCTGGCCCTGCCTGGCCACCCCGGGGCTTTGGAGGGCCGGCCGGAGGAGGATGAGGACACCGAGGACAGCGAGGAGTCTGATGAGGAGCTCCGGTGCTACAGCGTCCAGGAGCCCAGTGAGGACAGCGAGGAGGAGCCGCCAGCGGTGCCCGTGGTGGTGGCTGAGAGCCAGAGTGCCCGAAATCTACGCAGCCTGCTGAAGATGCCCAGCCTGCTGTCAGAGGCCTTCTGTGACGACCTGGAGCGCAAGAAGAAGGCTGTGTCCTTCTTCGATGATGTCACGGTCTACCTCTTTGACCAG GAAAGCCCCACCCGAGAGACTGGGGAGCCCTTTCCCAGCACAAAGGAATCACTCCCTACGTTCCTGGAGGGTGGCCCCAGCTCACCCAGTGCCACCGGCCTGCCACTGCGGGCTGGCCACTCTCCTGACAGCTCTGCTCCTGAACCAG GCAGTAGGTTCGAATGGGATGGTGATTTCCCGTTGGTGCCCGGCAAGGCTGCTTTGGTGACTGAGCTGGATCCTGCTGACCCTGTCCTGGCGGCGCCTCCCACGCCAGCTGCGCCCTTCTCACGCTTCACCGTGTCACCCACACCTGCCTCCCGCTTTTCCATCACCCACATATCTGACTCAGATGCCCAGTCCGTGGGAGGTATGAGTGTGGTGGGGGCTGAGGTGGAGCAGAGGGACACCACGAATGGGGATCTATGA